Proteins encoded by one window of uncultured Celeribacter sp.:
- a CDS encoding pseudouridine synthase, producing the protein MARLIAFNKPFDVLSQFTDKGTEGTTRKTLSEFIDVPRVYPAGRLDRDSEGLLLLTDDGKLQAQIANPKHKMPKTYLAQVEGDLSEEALSQLCKGVDLKDGMTRPARARRVAEPDWLWPRTPPVRYRKSVPESWLKLTISEGRNRQVRRMTAAVGFPTLRLIRLSIGPWRLDGLENGAWREDDPWKAKKR; encoded by the coding sequence ATGGCGCGATTGATCGCATTCAACAAGCCGTTCGACGTGCTCTCCCAGTTCACCGACAAGGGCACCGAAGGCACGACACGCAAGACGCTTTCGGAGTTCATCGACGTGCCGCGCGTTTACCCGGCCGGGCGGTTGGATCGCGACAGCGAGGGGCTTTTGCTTCTGACCGATGACGGGAAATTGCAGGCGCAGATTGCCAATCCGAAGCACAAGATGCCCAAGACCTATCTGGCTCAGGTCGAGGGCGATCTGAGTGAGGAGGCGCTGTCGCAGCTGTGCAAGGGCGTGGACTTGAAAGACGGCATGACCCGCCCTGCCCGCGCCCGACGTGTCGCGGAACCGGACTGGCTCTGGCCGCGCACGCCGCCGGTGCGCTATCGCAAATCCGTGCCCGAAAGCTGGCTGAAACTGACCATTTCGGAGGGCCGTAATCGGCAGGTGCGTCGGATGACGGCAGCGGTGGGATTTCCGACGCTCAGACTCATTCGGCTGTCCATCGGGCCGTGGCGGTTAGACGGTCTTGAGAATGGCGCATGGCGCGAGGACGACCCGTGGAAGGCAAAGAAAAGATGA
- the pgl gene encoding 6-phosphogluconolactonase — MNFIEYPDRDVMLLDLANKIAGELRMALEAQERVSFCVPGGTTPGPVFDTLSAVSLDWDRVDVLLNDERWVPESSERSNTALLKRRLLVGKAADARLVPLYRDVPTPEEGLDALMPAIEAVLPLNVLLLGMGADMHTASLFPGADQLELGLSDEAPTLLAMRAPGAPEPRITLSAKALKSAISTHILITGAEKRAALERGQDLDEIEAPVKAVLSQATVHWAE; from the coding sequence ATGAACTTCATCGAATACCCCGATCGCGATGTGATGCTTTTGGATCTGGCGAATAAGATCGCCGGAGAACTGCGCATGGCTTTGGAGGCGCAGGAGCGGGTGAGCTTTTGCGTGCCCGGTGGCACGACGCCCGGGCCGGTGTTCGACACGCTCTCGGCCGTGTCGCTGGACTGGGACCGCGTCGATGTGCTGTTGAATGACGAACGCTGGGTGCCGGAAAGCTCGGAGCGCTCCAATACCGCGCTGTTGAAACGGCGCTTGCTGGTCGGAAAGGCGGCTGACGCGCGCCTTGTGCCGCTTTACCGCGATGTGCCGACGCCCGAGGAGGGCCTCGACGCGCTGATGCCGGCGATTGAGGCGGTGCTGCCTTTGAATGTGCTTTTGCTCGGCATGGGCGCCGATATGCATACGGCGAGCCTGTTTCCCGGCGCCGATCAGTTGGAGCTTGGCCTCTCAGACGAGGCACCGACGCTTTTGGCGATGCGGGCCCCCGGCGCGCCAGAACCCCGGATCACACTCTCGGCCAAGGCGCTCAAATCCGCGATCTCGACGCATATCCTGATCACCGGGGCGGAAAAACGCGCGGCTTTGGAGCGAGGGCAGGACCTTGACGAGATTGAGGCCCCTGTGAAAGCTGTGCTGTCGCAAGCGACTGTGCATTGGGCAGAATGA
- the pgi gene encoding glucose-6-phosphate isomerase: MTVDFSALKSMAEAAESRHILDLFDADHERAAGFSALSDGLLFDYSKTNIDAETRQALFDLLEQSGLKDKRAAMFEGAKINDTEGRAVLHTALRNLDGGPVIVDGKDVVPGVRHTLARMDDFADRVRRGSIASVSGVPFENIVNIGIGGSDLGPVMAYEALQPYVDGPRCHFVSNVDGAHIHDVLSGLNPQTTLIIVASKTFTTIETMTNAKTAREWLVKSVGEEGVAKHFAALSTARDKTAEFGIDPDLVFGFEDWVGGRYSVWGPIGLSLMIAIGPQRFAEFLRGGQAMDMHFQTADWIDNLPVLLALVGVWHNQVCGYATRAVLPYEQRLLRLPAYLQQLEMESNGKRVAMDGTTLPFDSGPVVWGEPGTNGQHAFYQLIHQGTRVIPCEFMVGRFGHEPGLAHQHELLVSNCLAQSEALLRGRSLEEATEIMKKKGFEGAELDRQARHRVFPGNRPTTTLAYEKLTPYVLGQIVALYEHRVFVEGVILGINSFDQWGVELGKELALVLQPVLAGEADGAGKDGSTLQLVDYLKMNS, encoded by the coding sequence ATGACCGTTGATTTTTCCGCTCTCAAATCCATGGCAGAGGCGGCGGAGTCGCGTCATATCCTCGATCTTTTTGATGCGGATCATGAGCGCGCCGCCGGGTTCTCGGCGCTCAGCGACGGTCTTTTGTTCGATTATTCCAAGACGAATATCGACGCGGAGACGCGTCAGGCCCTGTTCGATCTGTTGGAGCAATCGGGCCTGAAAGACAAACGCGCCGCGATGTTCGAAGGCGCGAAAATCAACGACACCGAAGGCCGCGCCGTGCTTCATACCGCGCTGCGCAATCTCGATGGCGGGCCGGTCATCGTTGACGGCAAGGATGTCGTCCCCGGCGTGCGCCACACGCTGGCCCGCATGGATGATTTCGCGGACCGTGTGCGGCGCGGCTCGATTGCCTCCGTGTCCGGCGTGCCCTTTGAGAACATCGTCAATATCGGCATCGGCGGCTCCGATCTGGGGCCGGTGATGGCCTATGAGGCGTTGCAGCCCTACGTGGATGGCCCGCGTTGTCATTTCGTCTCCAACGTCGATGGCGCGCATATTCATGACGTCCTGTCCGGGCTCAATCCGCAGACCACGCTGATCATCGTGGCGTCGAAAACCTTTACCACCATCGAGACCATGACCAACGCCAAAACCGCGCGGGAGTGGTTGGTGAAATCTGTGGGCGAAGAGGGCGTGGCGAAACATTTCGCGGCGCTTTCCACCGCGCGGGACAAAACCGCAGAGTTCGGTATCGACCCGGATCTGGTCTTTGGATTCGAGGATTGGGTTGGCGGGCGCTATTCCGTTTGGGGGCCGATCGGGCTGTCTTTGATGATCGCCATCGGGCCGCAGCGCTTTGCCGAATTCCTGCGTGGCGGGCAGGCGATGGATATGCATTTCCAGACCGCCGACTGGATCGACAACCTTCCGGTGCTTTTGGCGCTGGTTGGCGTTTGGCACAATCAGGTTTGCGGCTATGCCACCCGCGCCGTTCTGCCCTATGAGCAACGTCTGCTGCGGCTTCCGGCCTATTTGCAGCAGCTCGAGATGGAATCGAACGGCAAACGTGTGGCGATGGATGGCACGACCTTGCCGTTTGACAGCGGGCCTGTTGTCTGGGGTGAGCCGGGCACCAACGGCCAGCACGCCTTCTATCAGCTGATCCATCAGGGCACGCGGGTGATCCCCTGTGAATTCATGGTTGGCCGCTTCGGTCATGAGCCGGGTCTGGCGCATCAGCACGAGTTGCTGGTCTCCAACTGTCTGGCGCAATCCGAGGCCTTGCTGCGTGGCAGGTCTTTGGAAGAAGCCACTGAGATCATGAAGAAAAAGGGTTTCGAAGGTGCGGAGTTGGACCGTCAGGCGCGACACCGGGTGTTCCCCGGCAATCGCCCGACGACCACGCTCGCCTATGAAAAGCTGACGCCTTACGTCTTGGGTCAGATCGTGGCGCTTTACGAGCACCGGGTGTTTGTCGAAGGCGTGATCCTCGGCATCAACTCCTTCGACCAATGGGGCGTGGAACTGGGCAAGGAATTGGCGCTGGTGCTGCAACCCGTGTTGGCCGGAGAGGCCGATGGCGCGGGCAAGGATGGCTCCACGCTTCAGCTTGTCGATTACCTCAAGATGAACTCGTAA
- the hemB gene encoding porphobilinogen synthase yields MSRTTAPFPLTRLRRTRKMEALRGLVRENHLSTEDLIWPVFVREGVNEATPIVSMPGVERLTIDRLVKAAAEAYALGIPAICLFPYIEPELKTEDCAGAWDPDNLVNRAIRAVKAEVPELAIMTDVALDPYNINGHDGYVVGGEIVNDMTVEALVKMAVAQAEAGADIIGPSDMMDGRIGAIRRALETEGYDKVSIMSYAAKYASGFYGPFRDAVGASGALKGDKKTYQMDPANTDEALRLVERDLLEGADMVMVKPGMPYLDVCRRVQDTFKVPTFAYQVSGEYAMLAAAFQNGWLDREKIVLESLMCFKRAGCNGILTYFAPEAAKLLGK; encoded by the coding sequence ATGTCCCGCACGACCGCCCCCTTTCCGCTGACCCGCCTGCGTCGCACGAGAAAGATGGAGGCGCTGCGCGGTCTCGTGCGGGAAAATCATCTGTCGACCGAAGATCTGATCTGGCCGGTGTTTGTGCGAGAAGGCGTGAATGAGGCCACACCAATTGTCTCGATGCCCGGCGTCGAACGCCTCACCATCGACCGGCTGGTGAAGGCGGCGGCTGAGGCCTATGCGCTTGGCATTCCCGCGATTTGCCTCTTTCCCTATATCGAACCGGAGCTCAAGACCGAAGATTGCGCAGGCGCCTGGGACCCAGACAACCTTGTGAACCGGGCCATTCGCGCGGTGAAGGCCGAGGTGCCCGAGCTGGCGATCATGACCGATGTCGCTTTGGATCCCTATAACATCAACGGCCATGACGGTTATGTGGTGGGTGGCGAGATCGTCAACGATATGACGGTCGAGGCGCTGGTCAAAATGGCCGTGGCGCAGGCCGAGGCGGGCGCCGACATCATCGGGCCGTCGGATATGATGGACGGGCGCATCGGCGCCATTCGCCGCGCTTTGGAAACCGAGGGCTACGACAAGGTCTCAATCATGTCCTATGCCGCAAAATATGCCTCCGGCTTTTACGGGCCTTTCCGCGATGCGGTCGGGGCCTCCGGTGCTTTGAAAGGCGACAAAAAGACCTATCAGATGGACCCGGCCAACACGGACGAGGCCCTGCGTCTTGTCGAGCGCGACCTGTTGGAAGGCGCCGATATGGTCATGGTGAAACCCGGCATGCCCTATCTCGATGTCTGCCGCCGCGTGCAGGACACGTTCAAAGTGCCGACCTTCGCCTATCAGGTCTCCGGCGAATACGCGATGCTGGCCGCCGCTTTCCAGAACGGCTGGCTCGATCGCGAAAAAATCGTGCTGGAGAGCCTCATGTGCTTCAAGCGCGCGGGCTGCAACGGGATTTTGACCTATTTCGCGCCGGAAGCGGCGAAACTGCTCGGAAAATAA
- a CDS encoding YSC84-related protein → MTISNRRTFMIGLGSAGLLAACDNSMRSNGAATIDARVDSTLNYLYSDYPGTQTLRDKSVGMLVMPLITKAGFGVGGSYGRGALRVGGATVDYYSSTQATFGLQIGAQQYAHVLFFMTNEALAGFRNSPGWSAGADLEYALSNKGENLSAETMTSLSPVIAVVFGQAGLIAGATVEGTKYTRIIP, encoded by the coding sequence ATGACGATTTCCAATCGCCGGACCTTCATGATTGGCCTAGGCAGCGCCGGTCTTTTGGCCGCCTGCGACAACTCCATGCGTTCGAATGGCGCAGCCACGATCGACGCCCGCGTCGACAGTACGCTCAACTATCTCTATTCCGACTACCCCGGCACCCAGACCCTGCGTGACAAATCCGTTGGCATGCTGGTGATGCCCTTGATCACCAAGGCCGGTTTCGGCGTCGGGGGCTCTTATGGCCGCGGCGCGCTGCGTGTGGGCGGTGCGACGGTGGATTACTATTCCTCCACCCAAGCCACATTCGGTCTTCAGATCGGGGCCCAGCAATATGCCCATGTGCTGTTCTTCATGACCAACGAAGCACTGGCCGGTTTCCGCAATTCGCCGGGTTGGTCCGCTGGCGCCGATCTCGAATATGCCTTGTCGAACAAGGGTGAGAACCTCTCGGCAGAAACCATGACCTCTTTGTCGCCGGTGATCGCGGTGGTTTTCGGTCAGGCCGGTCTGATCGCGGGCGCGACGGTCGAGGGCACGAAATATACGCGGATCATTCCCTGA
- a CDS encoding Ppx/GppA phosphatase family protein produces MAPKRPTGAGAFPKAVEPLAPKPADPAELYAALDLGTNSCRMLIAQPKGSQFHVVDSFSKSVQLGSGLEASGRLCRTSISRTIQALRVCRKKLEKHDVKHMRLVATEACRRARNTRDFLRRVQRETGLKLEIIKPEEEARLAVISCAPLVSTKTEQLLVVDIGGGSTELVWIDLTNVPRAERPRSIMRLHTGFQNSDSRFPHAKVVDWISVPLGVATLMEQFSDVEDDAARFALMSWYFEEKLADFAPYANESCREGFQIIGTSGTVTTVAASHLGLKRYDRNKVDGLRMTSEQIDRVIRDYLDLGPEGRKRDPRIGRDRQELIMSGSAILQALLRIWPTDRLSVADRGLREGLLYAQMSADGVLEEAVP; encoded by the coding sequence ATGGCGCCCAAGCGTCCCACTGGTGCGGGCGCGTTCCCGAAAGCGGTCGAGCCTCTCGCACCCAAACCCGCCGATCCGGCCGAGCTTTATGCCGCGCTGGATCTCGGCACCAATTCGTGCCGCATGTTGATTGCTCAACCGAAGGGCAGTCAGTTTCATGTGGTCGACAGTTTTTCGAAATCGGTCCAACTCGGCAGCGGGTTAGAGGCCTCTGGTCGGCTGTGTCGTACCTCGATCTCGCGCACGATTCAGGCCCTCAGGGTCTGCCGCAAAAAGCTCGAGAAACACGATGTCAAACATATGCGCCTCGTGGCGACAGAGGCCTGTCGTCGTGCGCGCAACACGCGTGATTTCCTGCGCCGGGTGCAACGTGAGACCGGGCTGAAGCTTGAGATCATCAAGCCAGAGGAAGAGGCGCGTCTGGCGGTGATTTCCTGCGCGCCTTTGGTGTCGACGAAAACCGAACAGCTTTTGGTGGTCGACATCGGCGGCGGCTCGACGGAGCTTGTCTGGATCGACCTGACCAATGTGCCGCGCGCCGAACGCCCGCGGTCGATCATGCGGTTGCACACCGGGTTCCAGAATTCCGACAGCCGCTTTCCGCATGCCAAGGTCGTCGATTGGATTTCCGTGCCTCTGGGCGTCGCAACCCTGATGGAGCAATTCTCCGACGTCGAGGACGACGCCGCACGTTTCGCGCTGATGTCTTGGTATTTCGAGGAAAAGCTTGCCGATTTCGCGCCCTATGCCAATGAATCCTGCCGCGAGGGGTTCCAGATCATCGGCACGTCCGGCACGGTGACCACGGTGGCCGCCTCGCATCTGGGGTTGAAACGCTACGACCGCAACAAGGTGGACGGGCTGCGCATGACGTCGGAGCAGATTGACCGCGTGATCCGCGACTATCTCGATTTGGGCCCGGAAGGGCGCAAACGTGACCCGCGCATCGGGCGCGACCGTCAGGAATTGATCATGTCCGGCTCTGCGATCCTTCAGGCGCTTTTGCGCATCTGGCCGACGGATCGTCTCTCCGTGGCCGACCGCGGTCTGCGTGAAGGTCTGCTCTATGCCCAGATGTCAGCCGACGGCGTGCTGGAAGAAGCGGTGCCATAA
- a CDS encoding fasciclin domain-containing protein: MNNELEFLVKTRGKILALSTAALMAAAPMASFAQEAVNGAEIINEQALDENATIADNAMKVQNLTTLISAVKAAGLADELMGEGPYTLFAPTNAAFSKLPAGAVEDLLKPENREMLQDVINAHLVEGEFTPQMIDDLLVSDESPERVAVPTNVQVDYDNNIVTLTTVSGDPIRVEKGTGEELVLRDAASNIVTTLAKDVEQSNGVMYFVDGVLMPVS; the protein is encoded by the coding sequence ATGAATAATGAATTGGAGTTTCTTGTGAAAACCCGTGGTAAAATTCTTGCTCTGTCCACCGCTGCTCTGATGGCCGCTGCCCCGATGGCATCCTTTGCCCAAGAGGCTGTGAACGGTGCAGAGATCATCAACGAACAGGCTCTCGACGAAAATGCCACCATCGCCGATAACGCGATGAAGGTGCAGAACCTCACCACGCTGATCAGTGCCGTGAAAGCCGCTGGTCTTGCCGATGAGCTGATGGGCGAAGGTCCGTATACGCTGTTCGCACCGACCAACGCGGCCTTTTCTAAGCTTCCGGCGGGTGCCGTGGAAGATCTTCTAAAGCCGGAAAACCGTGAGATGCTTCAGGACGTCATCAACGCCCACCTGGTCGAAGGCGAGTTTACACCGCAGATGATCGACGACCTTCTGGTCAGTGACGAAAGCCCGGAACGCGTTGCTGTCCCGACCAACGTTCAGGTCGATTACGACAACAACATCGTGACCCTGACCACCGTGTCCGGCGACCCGATCCGTGTGGAAAAAGGTACGGGTGAAGAGCTGGTCCTGCGTGACGCCGCCAGCAACATCGTGACCACGCTTGCGAAAGACGTCGAGCAATCCAACGGCGTGATGTACTTTGTCGATGGCGTGTTGATGCCTGTTTCGTAA
- a CDS encoding methyltetrahydrofolate cobalamin methyltransferase — protein MTRTVIESKTKTVVIGFDEPFCVIGERINPTGRKKLAAELELGDFSTVERDALEQVACGATVLDINSGAVFSNKMAEDPRYADNNFVEPPLMAELVARVQAVVDVPLCIDSSVPDALEKGLEMAEGRPLLNSVTGEEERMERVLPLVKKYNVPVVAISNDDSGISEDPDVRFAVAKKIVERAADFGIPAHDIVVDPLVMPIGAMATAGHQVFTLVRRLRDELGVNTTCGASNVSFGLPHRHGINAAFLPMAIGAGMTSAIMNPVRLQEMEAIRAANLLMNHDADGSKWIGFSRIADAVAEGASFAEAAQAAAAGGAGGGRRGGGRRRRG, from the coding sequence ATGACCCGTACCGTCATCGAAAGCAAGACCAAGACCGTCGTGATCGGCTTTGACGAGCCGTTTTGTGTGATCGGCGAGCGCATCAACCCGACCGGACGCAAGAAACTTGCTGCCGAACTGGAGCTGGGCGATTTCTCGACCGTCGAGCGCGATGCGTTGGAACAGGTGGCCTGCGGGGCGACGGTTCTCGACATCAACTCGGGCGCGGTGTTCTCCAACAAGATGGCCGAAGACCCGCGCTATGCCGACAACAACTTTGTCGAGCCGCCGCTGATGGCCGAACTCGTGGCCCGTGTGCAGGCCGTGGTCGACGTGCCGCTTTGCATCGACAGCTCTGTGCCGGATGCCTTGGAAAAGGGGCTGGAAATGGCCGAGGGTCGCCCGCTTCTGAACTCCGTCACCGGCGAGGAAGAGCGCATGGAGCGGGTGCTGCCGCTGGTCAAGAAATACAACGTGCCGGTGGTGGCGATCTCGAATGACGACAGCGGCATTTCCGAGGACCCGGACGTGCGCTTTGCGGTGGCGAAAAAGATCGTCGAACGTGCTGCGGACTTTGGCATTCCGGCGCATGACATCGTGGTCGACCCGCTGGTGATGCCGATCGGCGCTATGGCGACCGCCGGTCATCAGGTGTTCACCCTGGTGCGCCGCCTGCGCGATGAGCTGGGCGTGAACACCACCTGCGGGGCCTCGAACGTCTCTTTCGGTCTGCCGCATCGTCACGGCATCAACGCGGCGTTTCTGCCCATGGCCATTGGCGCGGGCATGACCTCGGCGATCATGAACCCGGTGCGATTGCAGGAGATGGAGGCGATCCGCGCCGCCAACCTTTTGATGAACCACGACGCCGACGGATCGAAATGGATCGGCTTTTCGCGCATCGCGGATGCGGTGGCTGAGGGCGCGAGCTTTGCCGAAGCGGCACAGGCTGCGGCCGCCGGTGGCGCCGGTGGCGGGCGCCGTGGCGGTGGACGTCGCCGCAGGGGGTAA
- a CDS encoding virulence factor, protein MADLTVIYWRDIPAQVRVGRGRRAARAILPERFEQAIDRVAMKIGATDGDAYMAEWRDVVEETALDGQDAADTRATELIAAYDKERLIALVNNEGREAK, encoded by the coding sequence ATGGCTGATCTGACGGTAATCTACTGGCGTGATATTCCGGCGCAGGTGCGCGTGGGCCGTGGCCGTCGCGCCGCACGCGCCATATTGCCGGAGCGGTTCGAACAGGCCATCGACCGTGTGGCGATGAAGATCGGCGCCACAGATGGCGATGCCTATATGGCCGAATGGCGCGATGTGGTGGAAGAGACCGCATTGGACGGCCAGGACGCCGCCGATACCCGCGCCACCGAGCTGATTGCGGCCTATGACAAAGAGCGCCTGATCGCGCTGGTGAACAACGAGGGCCGTGAGGCCAAATAA
- a CDS encoding SCP2 sterol-binding domain-containing protein codes for MTTDFLDTAKAALLERLKGENFEKSVSLRIKEIGNLIIKGDTAEISDDRADCAIIADQPTFEKILKGELNPMKAAMFGKLKIAGDAKTAMKFGALFG; via the coding sequence ATGACCACAGACTTTTTAGACACGGCCAAGGCCGCGCTTTTGGAGCGGCTCAAGGGCGAGAATTTCGAGAAATCCGTGTCGCTCAGGATCAAGGAGATCGGCAATCTGATCATCAAGGGCGACACGGCGGAAATTTCCGACGACCGCGCCGATTGTGCAATCATTGCGGACCAACCCACATTTGAGAAAATCCTCAAAGGTGAGTTGAACCCGATGAAAGCTGCGATGTTCGGCAAGCTCAAGATCGCGGGCGACGCGAAAACGGCGATGAAATTCGGCGCGCTCTTTGGATGA
- a CDS encoding ASKHA domain-containing protein — translation MSDQDPLVIFTPSGKRGHVAPGTTVLQAARDLGVDVDSVCGGHGICSKCMVRPSFGDHAKHGIHADEAALSPINAVERAYDTKRGIKPGHRMSCQAQVQGDVVIDVPSESQVHKQVVRKAATTRVIDMDPATRTVYVEVPPADMHLPTGDWERVQGQLRETWQIENATLSLAMLTRLQAALIAGKDAVTLALNTAREGAPHVVGVWPGFQEPALYGLAVDLGSTTVAAHLTDLVTGEVRASGGVMNPQIRYGEDLMSRVSYAMMNPGGAAELTAAVREALGQLALELADEARIATSDIFEIVVVMNPVMHHLLLGLDPVPLGQAPFALASNSALDLPASDIGLSLAPEAQLYILPLIAGHVGADAAAVALSEAPQKQEPLTLIVDVGTNAEILLGNTSRVLACSSPTGPAFEGAQISSGQRAANGAIERIEIDPVTKEPRFRIIGVKQWSDEPGFAKKIGRTGVTGICGSGIIEAVAEMRMAGVLDANGLIGAPEAVGSLRCRASGRTYEYVIYDGSADGGPVVSVTQGDIRAIQLAKSALYAGARLLMDEFGTDTVDRVVLAGAFGAHISPKHAMVLGMIPDCPLEHVTSAGNAAGTGAQIALLNRSARREIEELVHHITKVETAIEPRFQEHFVNANAIPHATDPFTGLRGLVPLPDLNFNAGNGDGGGRRRRRRG, via the coding sequence ATGAGCGATCAGGATCCATTGGTGATTTTCACCCCCTCCGGCAAGCGCGGTCACGTTGCGCCCGGCACCACTGTGTTGCAGGCGGCGCGCGATCTTGGTGTCGATGTCGATAGCGTTTGCGGCGGGCATGGGATTTGTTCGAAATGCATGGTGCGTCCGTCCTTTGGCGATCACGCCAAACACGGCATTCACGCGGACGAAGCGGCACTCAGCCCGATCAATGCGGTGGAACGCGCCTATGACACTAAGCGCGGGATAAAACCGGGGCATCGGATGAGCTGTCAGGCGCAGGTGCAGGGCGATGTGGTGATCGACGTGCCCTCCGAGAGCCAGGTGCACAAACAGGTGGTGCGCAAGGCCGCCACTACGCGGGTGATCGACATGGACCCGGCGACCCGCACCGTCTATGTCGAGGTCCCGCCCGCCGATATGCATTTGCCCACCGGCGACTGGGAACGGGTGCAGGGGCAATTGAGAGAGACGTGGCAGATTGAGAACGCGACCCTGTCGCTGGCCATGCTGACCCGGCTTCAGGCCGCATTGATCGCGGGCAAGGATGCGGTCACACTTGCGCTCAACACGGCCCGCGAAGGTGCGCCACATGTGGTCGGTGTCTGGCCCGGATTTCAGGAACCGGCACTTTACGGATTGGCGGTCGATCTCGGCTCGACCACCGTTGCGGCGCATCTGACCGACCTTGTAACTGGCGAGGTCAGAGCCTCAGGCGGTGTGATGAACCCGCAGATCCGCTATGGCGAGGACCTGATGTCGCGGGTGTCTTATGCGATGATGAACCCGGGCGGGGCGGCCGAACTGACCGCTGCGGTGCGTGAGGCGCTTGGGCAACTGGCGCTGGAGCTGGCCGATGAGGCCCGGATTGCCACATCCGATATTTTCGAGATCGTCGTTGTGATGAACCCGGTGATGCATCACCTGTTGCTGGGGCTCGACCCCGTGCCTTTGGGACAGGCGCCTTTTGCGCTGGCCAGCAATTCTGCGCTCGACCTGCCCGCCTCTGACATCGGATTGAGCCTTGCGCCCGAAGCCCAGCTTTACATTCTGCCGCTGATCGCCGGGCATGTCGGCGCCGATGCCGCCGCCGTGGCGCTCTCGGAGGCGCCGCAGAAACAGGAGCCTCTGACGCTGATCGTCGATGTCGGCACCAATGCGGAGATTCTACTGGGCAATACGAGCCGCGTGCTGGCCTGTTCCTCTCCCACGGGCCCGGCCTTTGAGGGGGCACAGATCAGTTCCGGCCAGCGTGCCGCCAACGGCGCCATCGAGCGGATCGAGATCGACCCGGTGACCAAAGAACCCCGGTTTCGCATCATCGGCGTCAAACAATGGTCCGACGAACCGGGCTTTGCCAAGAAGATCGGTCGCACCGGCGTCACGGGAATCTGCGGCTCCGGCATCATCGAGGCGGTGGCGGAAATGCGCATGGCGGGCGTCCTTGACGCCAATGGGTTGATCGGCGCGCCGGAGGCCGTCGGCAGCCTTCGTTGCCGGGCTTCGGGGCGCACCTATGAATATGTGATCTACGATGGCTCCGCCGACGGCGGCCCTGTGGTCTCCGTCACCCAGGGCGACATCCGCGCCATTCAGTTGGCGAAATCCGCGCTTTACGCAGGCGCACGGCTTTTGATGGATGAATTCGGCACCGATACCGTGGACCGCGTGGTGCTTGCGGGGGCCTTCGGGGCGCATATCTCTCCGAAACATGCCATGGTGCTGGGCATGATCCCGGATTGCCCGCTGGAGCATGTCACAAGTGCCGGGAACGCGGCGGGCACCGGGGCGCAGATCGCGCTTTTGAACCGTTCGGCGCGGCGCGAGATCGAGGAGCTGGTGCACCACATCACCAAGGTGGAAACCGCGATCGAACCGCGCTTTCAGGAGCATTTCGTCAATGCCAATGCCATCCCCCATGCCACGGATCCCTTCACCGGGCTGCGCGGCCTCGTGCCCCTGCCCGACCTGAATTTCAACGCGGGCAATGGCGACGGCGGCGGACGGCGCAGGCGGCGGCGCGGCTGA